A stretch of Aedes aegypti strain LVP_AGWG chromosome 2, AaegL5.0 Primary Assembly, whole genome shotgun sequence DNA encodes these proteins:
- the LOC5570262 gene encoding brachyurin, whose amino-acid sequence MRRSGISWRRYCISAGRRAQLKTLVLLVGLLAVASAEWIEIDWSQVRPIEDFDHYWARLPAEMQYLRQLMPERRITNGQQATPGQFPYQIALLSTFTGGTGLCGGSVLTNNFILTAAHCVQNALGGTAIMGAHNRNVAEATQQRIAFTSAGIHMHPGYTPTNIRNDIATVRLNSAMTFNDRVVPTRIPAAGDDRSFAGVTGTVSGFGRTSDASQATSAVVMFTSNPIMTQADCLARWGGNTNIIQAQNICLSGDGGRSSCNGDSGGPLTVQDGGSLQVGIVSFGSAAGCSIGMPSVYVRVSHFRDWILSNSDL is encoded by the exons ATGCGGCGTTCCGGCATCAGCTGGCGCAGATATTGCATCTCAGCTGGGAGACGGGCCCAAT TGAAAACTCTAGTGTTGTTGGTTGGTCTCCTGGCTGTGGCCAGTGCCGAGTGGATCGAAATCGATTGGTCGCAGGTGCGTCCAATTGAGGACTTCGACCACTACTGGGCCCGTCTCCCAGCTGAGATGCAATATCTGCGCCAGCTGATGCCGGAACGCCGCATCACCAATGGACAACAGGCTACCCCCGGACAGTTCCCATACCAGATTGCTCTGCTGAGTACTTTCACCGGAGGTACCGGTCTGTGCGGTGGATCCGTCCTGACCAATAACTTCATCCTGACTGCTGCTCACTGTGTCCAGAATGCTTTGGGAGGTACCGCCATCATGGGAGCACACAACCGCAATGTCGCTGAGGCTACCCAGCAACGCATTGCTTTCACTTCGGCCGGAATCCACATGCACCCTGGATACACCCCAACCAACATCCGTAACGACATTGCTACCGTTCGCCTGAACAGCGCCATGACCTTCAACGACCGTGTCGTCCCGACTCGCATTCCTGCTGCTGGAGATGACCGCTCCTTCGCTGGAGTCACCGGTACCGTTTCTGGATTCGGCCGCACTTCGGATGCCAGCCAGGCTACGTCCGCTGTCGTCATGTTCACCAGCAACCCAATCATGACCCAGGCCGACTGTCTTGCACGCTGGGGCGGAAACACCAACATCATCCAGGCTCAGAACATCTGTCTGTCCGGAGATGGCGGTCGCTCTTCCTGCAACGGTGACTCCGGTGGCCCATTGACTGTCCAGGACGGTGGCAGCCTGCAGGTCGGTATTGTGTCCTTCGGCTCTGCTGCCGGATGCTCGATTGGCATGCCTTCGGTGTACGTCCGCGTGTCGCACTTCAGAGACTGGATTTTGTCTAACTCGGATCTGTAA
- the LOC5570263 gene encoding brachyurin, producing MKVSLVLVLALAAFVAADEINWHKLRPAWRMPRYWRRLPKEVMKQMASEIKDLPKQRPDGRIVGGYFATPGQFPYQIVMIANFPEGGALCGGSILSQNYILTAAHCVDQASGGTIILGAHDRTNANEAGQVRIPFTADGVFYHQNWDPSLIRYDIATVRMSSPVTFTDRIQPVTLPRWSDVGNDFSGTTGTVSGFGRFSDDINAASDVLRYVTNPIQTNTACNIRFLGLIQPENICLSGENGRGACSGDSGGPMTISRDGKTVQVGVVSFGLALGCERNWPSVFARTSSFLQWIQAHSDVIIEA from the exons ATGAAAGTTAGCCTAGTGCTAGTGCTGGCCCTGGCCGCCTTCGTGGCCGCCGATGAAATCAATTGGCACAAACTCCGACCAGCATGGCGTATGCCCCGTTACTGGAGACGCCTCCCGAAGGAGGTCATGAAACAGATGGCTAGCGAAATCAAGGATCTGCCAAAGCAACGCCCGGATGGCAGAATCGTCGGGGGATACTTTGCCACGCCCGGTCAGTTCCCGTACCAGATTGTGATGATTGCCAACTTCCCCGAGGGTGGAGCTCTTTGCGGTGGTTCGATTCTGTCGCAGAACTATATCCTTACTGCTGCCCATTGCGTAGACCAAGCCAGCGGTGGTACCATCATTCTCGGAGCCCACGATCGTACCAATGCCAATGAAGCCGGTCAGGTTCGCATTCCATTCACTGCTGACGGAGTCTTCTACCACCAAAACTGGGATCCATCTCTGATCCGTTACGATATCGCTACCGTTCGTATGTCCAGCCCGGTTACTTTCACCGACCGTATCCAGCCGGTGACTCTGCCACGTTGGAGCGATGTTGGAAATGACTTCTCCGGAACCACTGGAACCGTTTCCGGCTTCGGTCGTTTCTCGGACGACATCAACGCTGCTTCGGATGTGCTGCGCTATGTGACCAACCCGATCCAGACCAACACTGCCTGTAACATCCGTTTCCTGGGTCTGATCCAACCGGAGAACATCTGCCTGTCCGGCGAAAATGGACGTGGTGCTTGCTCG GGTGACTCTGGTGGTCCAATGACCATTTCCCGCGACGGAAAGACCGTCCAGGTTGGTGTCGTTTCGTTCGGTTTGGCTCTGGGATGCGAACGCAACTGGCCCTCGGTGTTCGCCCGTACGAGCTCCTTCCTGCAATGGATCCAGGCTCACTCCGATGTGATCATTGAAGCTTAA
- the LOC5570261 gene encoding brachyurin, with translation MQYLRQLMPERRITNGQQATPGQFPYQIALLSTFSGGTGLCGGSVLTNNFILTAAHCVQNALGGTAIMGAHNRNVAEATQQRIAFSSGGINMHPGYTPTNIRNDIATVRLNSAMTFNARVVPTRIPAAEDTRTFAGWTGTVSGFGRTSDASQATSAVVMFTSNPIMTQADCLARWGGNTNLIQAQNICLAGDGGRSSCNGDSGGPLTVQDGGSLQVGIVSFGSAAGCSIGMPSVYVRVSHFRTWILANSDL, from the coding sequence ATGCAATATCTGCGCCAGCTGATGCCGGAACGCCGCATCACCAATGGACAGCAGGCTACACCTGGACAGTTCCCGTATCAGATTGCTCTGCTGAGTACTTTCTCCGGAGGTACCGGCCTGTGCGGTGGATCCGTCCTGACCAACAACTTCATCCTGACTGCTGCTCACTGTGTCCAGAATGCTTTGGGAGGTACCGCCATCATGGGAGCCCACAACCGCAATGTCGCTGAGGCTACCCAGCAACGCATTGCATTCTCTTCGGGTGGAATCAACATGCACCCTGGATACACCCCAACCAACATTCGTAACGACATTGCCACCGTTCGCCTGAACAGCGCCATGACCTTCAACGCTCGTGTTGTTCCCACTCGCATTCCTGCTGCTGAAGACACCCGTACCTTTGCCGGATGGACCGGTACCGTTTCTGGATTCGGCCGCACCTCTGATGCTAGCCAGGCCACCTCTGCTGTCGTCATGTTTACCAGTAACCCAATCATGACCCAGGCCGACTGTCTTGCACGCTGGGGTGGAAACACTAACTTGATCCAGGCCCAGAATATCTGCTTGGCCGGAGATGGCGGTCGTTCTTCCTGCAACGGTGACTCCGGTGGCCCATTGACTGTCCAGGACGGTGGCAGCCTGCAGGTCGGTATTGTGTCCTTCGGCTCTGCTGCCGGATGCTCGATTGGCATGCCTTCGGTGTACGTCCGCGTGTCGCACTTCAGAACCTGGATTTTGGCTAACTCGGATCTGTAA